The genomic window ATTTATCCTTCTCACAGGTGCGACGACATACGGCGGCGGTATAGCCCTCGGGCGCTATATCGACAAGACAGACGGCATACTCAAACAAAACAAAAAGACCTGGGACAAGGCGCAGAAGGACAGCTTCAAGGCAAAAGTCACCCGCAACAAGAAGCTGATATGTGCGTCTGTGCTGGTGCTGAATTTCGGGATACTCTCGTTTCTGAAATACTATAATATGTTTGCGCTGACCTTCGGCGCACCGTCTTTAAAGCTCTTTTTGCCGCTCGGTATCTCGTTTTATACCTTCCAGTCTATGGGGTATATAATAGATATCTACCGCAAAAAGTTTGCCCCTGAGAAAAATCCCTTGAAGCTGCTGCTCTTTGTCAGCTTCTTCCCTCAGATAGTACAGGGACCTATCAGCTTTTATTCAAACCTCTCAGGTCAGCTCTATGAAGGGCATGACTTTGACTTTGATAACCTGAAACAGGGCGTGCTGCTCGTGGCGTGGGGCTTTTTCAAAAAGCTCGTCATCGCTGATACTCTGGTCGGCGGCATAAACCTCGTCGCTAACGACCATAAGAGCTATTCCGGCACCTATGTGCTCACAGTTGCGCTTTTCTATGCATTGCAGCTGTATGCCGACTTCTCGGGCGGCGTTGATATCTCCCGTGGCGTGTCGCAGATGTTCGGCATCGACCTTGCCGAGAACTTCAGGCGCCCCTATAAGTCACGCAGTATCTCTGAATACTGGCGCAGGTGGCATATCACCCTCGGCGCATGGCTCAAGGAATACCTTTTCTACCCGATAGCCATGTCAAAGACCTTTATGAACTTCTCCAAGTGGTTAAAGAAGCACTTCGGCATGAAGATAGCAAAGGTGCTGCCTGTCAGCATAGCATCGCTTATCACCTTTATCATAATCGGTATCTGGCACGGCGCTAACTGGAAATACGCAGCCTTCGGTATCTGGAACGGCGGTATCATAATGTTCTCGACACTTCTTGAAGAACGCTTCGGCAAGTGGAAGCAAGCCCTTAAGATAAAGGATACCAACAGGCTTTTTATAGCATTCCAGGTGATAAGAACGTTCCTGATAGTGCTTGTAGGCTATTATTTTGATATAGCGCCCGACTTCGGCTCGGCACTCGATATGATGGCCAAGAGCATCACAGACTTCCATTTCACAGAGCTTATGCATACAGAGTTTTATAGAACGCTGCTGATATCCTTCAGAGAGCTTTTAATGGTAATGGCAGCAGCAAGCGTGCTCGCAGTTATCTCGCATATGCAGGAAACAAGCACAAAGACTGTCAGGGAGCGTATTTGCGCAAAGGGCTTTATTTTCGAGTCGGCAGTTTTTGTCGTGCTCGTGTTCTCGGTCGTTGTGTTCGGCCACTACGGCCCCGGAACGAACCCTGCCGACTTCTACTATATGCAGTTTTAGGGGGTGAGAGGATATGACAAAAAAACGTGTTAAAAAGCTGCTCATACTGGCTTATGTTATGCTCGTCGTGTATCTGTTTCTCTCATGGTTCCTGATCAGGACGACGACCTCGTGTGAGTCGCATATCAAGAAATTCTTCAAAGAGCCAAAAAACTCTATGGACGTAGCATTCATAGGTTCGAGCGAGATGTATGCAGATTACTGCGCACCGCTTGCCTATGACAAATACGGCTATACCGGCTATAACTTATGCTATGAGGGCGCACCCGGCCAGCTTTATCCTGCGATGATAGAGACATATCTCAGCCGTCAGGAGCCTCAGCTGTTCGTTATCGAGATAAACGGCTATCTCTACGGCGACGATGACTGCCTGCATGATGCGAATTACCGCAGGCTGATAGATAATATCCCCATGTCGTCTCTTAAGATAGACCTTATCGAGAAATATGCCCCCGAGGACGACAAGCTCAGCTTCTATGTGCCGCTTATCAAGCACCATGAGAACTGGAAAAGTCTGTCTTACCAGACCTACCGTGCCGGCAGGCTTATAATGTCTGACCTCAGCGGCCCGGCAAGGCTCAAAGCATTCAGCACAAGAACGACTACAGACTCAAAGGTGTCAACGATCAGAAAGCGTAAGCCTGCAAAGCTCAGCAACGTCGGCAGGCAGGCGCTCTACGATACAATAGAGCTCTTGCAGGAGAAGGGTGTAAAGAATGTGCTTTTTCTGCGTGCGCCGCATAAAAATCCACTGTCTGAGGAAGCCTCGGCCGAGGTCGCAAAGGCTGCTGCCGATGCTGGGTTCGACTACCTCGACTGCTCGGATATTTCTGACACAGAGATAGGCATCGACCCAAAGACAGATTACTATAACAGAGAGCACTTAAACTCTATCGGCTGTGAGAAGTTTACCGATTTTCTGGGCGGCTATATCACCTCGCACTACGATATATCGACCGACCATTCCGATGATGTCGATGAAGAGTGGAAGGAGTCGGCAGATTTTGCCAAGGAGCTGTTTGTTGACCTCAAAGAGCGTACCCTTCGGGAGGAGGACGAGTTCTACTTCGAGGGCGACTTTGAATACCGTGACAAGATAGACTGATAGTTAAGGCAACACCGCACAAAGACCGCCTGAAGGCTTCGTGCGGTGTTGCCTTAAAACCAATATGTCTTTTAGCCTCCTCGATCCCGGGGAGGTTTTTTATGTATTTTATGTTAATATGTATTGACTCTCTTGGCGAAATGTGCTATAATATACTAAAATAAAGCAATTATTTTATAAAGGAAGTATAGATATGCTGGTAAAAAATCTTAAAATGGGTATAGTTATCTGTATATGTATAGGCCTTGTGTCGCTTTTGTGCATGACAGGCTTTTATCTTGTGCTCAGAAACAGCGTGTCAAATGCTGTTGAAAAGCAGGCAGAGGATAATATGCTCACCGTTATCGACGGGCAGACAGAGCTTATCGACCTTTTTGTTAAGGACTCCGAGACGATGATGCGTGAGTATGCATCGGCCGATGAGATAAAGGCTCTTATAAAATCCCCCGATGATGAAAAGGCAGTAAAGCGTGCCCAGATATACACCGAGAAGTATTATTCCCAGCTGAATAAATGGGAGGGTGTTTATCTTTCCGACTGGAATACAAAGGTGCTCGCACATTCTAACCCCTCGGCAGTAGGCATGGTAACAAGAAAGGGCGATGAGCTCGACCCCTACCGCCAGACAATGACAAACAGCACTGACGGCTTCTATAACGGCGGTGCGTTCGTATCCCCGGCTTCAAAGATGCTGATTCTCAACCTCCGTATGGCAGTCTATGACGACGACGGCAGGACACCGATAGGCCTTGTAGGCGGCGGTCCGTTCCTTTCGAGCCTTAATGACCTGCTTGCCCAGCAGAGGACCACCAGCTTTGACAGCGAGCAGTATGCTATACTTGACACCAATGCAAAGATATATACATATCACTCCGACAACGACATGATAACCAAGGAGATAGAGGATTCACGCCTTCTTGAGATACTTGACAAGGTCGGCGATGATGATATGGCCGGCATCTATACCGACGGTGATTTCACCTACGCCTATAGCTATATGCCCGACCAGCACCTTGTCGTAACTATGCGCTGCGATACCGATGAGCTGCTTGCTGACAGCTATAAGATACAGCACAGCTTCATCGTTTTCATTATCATAGCAGAGCTTATCATAATCATAGCCACAGTCGTTGTATCAACTATCATCACAAGGCCGCTCAATAAGGTCACATCGGCTGTTGATAAGCTGTCTAACCTTTCACTGGTCGGAAGCGACAGTATTGAAAAGTATAACGGCAAAAACAGCGAGGTCGGCAGGATAGCAACGTCTGTCAGCTCGCTTACCGGCACATGGCAGGAGATAATGTCCACCCTTTCAGGCTGTTCTGAACAGCTCGGCGACGGCTCTGAAAAGATGATAGTCGCAGTTAATGCTCTTTCAGGCTATGCAACAAATAACACCAAGACCACCCAGCAGCTTGCAAATGAAGCACGCTCGGCATCGCAGGCGCTTCACTCTGTGAGCATGGAGATAGACGGCATTTCCGAGATAATGGATCAGAGCAAGATATCAAACAACGAGCGTGTTGAGGACGCAAAGGAGATGCTAAGAAGCGCTGATGAGATGTTTGATTCTGTTTCTCAGAAGACCGCCGAAACGGAAGAAAACATCAAGACATCTGTCGGCTACCTCGATGCACTGTCTGATATCAACGAGAATGTTGAGCTCATAGGTCAGATAGCCAAATCAACGAACCTGCTCGCTATCAACGCATCTATCGAGGCATCAAGGGCAGGCGACGCAGGCAAGGGCTTTGCAGTCATCGCATCAGAGGTAAAGACACTCTCTGACAACACAGCGAGTGCTGCTGCGAGCATAGCAAGAGTATGCGACGAGATGAACGCAAATGTTTCAAACATCAAGCATTGCCTTGATGATATCATACTCTTTATCAAGAATGATATCACGGGTATATTCAAGGATATGCACACGATATCCGACAAGCTGTCTGATTCGATAAACGCCGCCAATGACGACATCGACTCCATGACGACTATCCTTGGCAGGATAAGGGGAGAGACAGGCAGGCTCGATTCGATAGTCGGCAAGAACGAGGAAGGTGTGCTCGACATAAACGGCAAGGCACACACCACCTACGAGCTTGTTTTGGAGCTGAACGAATACATCGAAAAGAACCGCCAGACCGCCGAGGACATAAACGAGATAATCTCACGGTTTGAAAAGTGATGAAAACAAAAAAGGCACGGCTGTAAGAAGTGCGCCGATAAAGAAGTATTTAAGATTTTAAGATGAGGTTGCGTAACTGCCTTGGTTACGCAACCTTTCTCTTTTTGTCGTACTTCATACTGTCAGCGACCGCAGTCGATACTGCGACATCGAAGCGATAATAAATGTCGATCTGCTGTGTATGGTGACCACTGCTCTTGTCAGGAGTGTGAACGACGATTTTTTCGATAAGCTCATGCATGATTTCAGGTGTCAGCTCCGTGATATGCTCATACTTCTGTACTGCCCTGATGAAAGCAGTCACATCGGAGGACTTCTGCTCTGCCGTTTCGATGAAGTCAGTAAGCTCTGCTACGGTTGCCCTGAGCTTTTTCTGCTCGTTTTCATATCCTGCCGACATTATGGCAAATCGCTCATCGGAAATTTTCCCTGATATATTGTCCTCATAAAGCCTTGTGAACAGCTTGTCAAGCTCAATGATACGCGCTTCAGCCTGTTTCAGGGCTTTCTTTGCTTTTGTAAGTTCCGAGGACTGCTTCTGAACGGAATTGTCCATAGCCGCCTGCACAAACTCGTCCTCATGTTCCTTAACCCTGACAAGTAGTTTGTTCAGCTCGTTCAACACGATTTCATTCAGCACAACAGTTCTGATGAAGTGGGCAGAACAAGCGTCCTTGTCTGAGGAATATGTGGAACACTTCAAATGTTCCTGATCGACGGTCAGACTTGTTGCTCGGCACAGATACATCTTCTTTCCGCAGTCCGCACAGTAGACCATACCCGAAAATGGATTGACTTCCTCATGTTTGGTTGGGCGGCGCTTGTTCTTACGAAGCTCCTGCACCAGATCAAACTCCTGCTGGGAGATAATTGCTTCATGGGTATTCTCGAAGATCAGCCAATCCTCTTTTGGGTTATCCACACGCTTCTTGTTTTTGTAGGACTTCACATGAGTACGGAAATTCACTGTATGACCTGCGTATTCGGGCTTTTCAAGAATACCTGAGATTGTTTCCATTCCCCAGCGATTGAGGTTAGCATTCTTGTGACCGTTGTCTCTGCCTTGCGAAAGTGCATAGGCTGTCGGTGTTGGGATACCTTCTTCCGTCAAAATGCGTGCAATCTGCGCTGGACCATATCCTTCAATGCAAAGGCGGAAAATCTTGCGAACGACTTCGGCTGCTTCATCGTCAATCACCCACAGGTTCTTATCCGTTTCCGAGTGCTTGTAGCCATAGATCGGATTGGAAAGATGCTTACCCGATTGTCCCTTAGCCTTGAAAACGGCTCTGATCTTCTTCGACGTATCCCTGGCGTACCAGTCATTAAAAATGTTCTTGAAAGCCATCAGCTCATTCTCGGATTTGAATGTATCCACGCCGTCATTGATCGCAATGTAGCGGACATCGTAATCGGGAAATATGATCTCGATGTACTCGCAAGTTTTCAGATAGTCACGACCTAAACGGCTTAAATCCTTAGTGATAACAGTTCCGACTTTTCCTGCTTCTACGTCAGCCATCATAGCCTTGAAGCCTTCACGATCAAACGTCGTACCCGAAACTCCGTCATCGACATAATAAACCGTATTGCCAAAGCCGTTATCATCGGCGTACTTCTTGAGGATAGCCTTCTGGTTGGTGATACTGTTGCTCTCGCCCTGTAACATATCGTCCTGGCTCAGACGACAATACAATGCTGTGATCTTGTCTGTCATAATTTACCTCTCTTTCCGACAGATACAGCAAGCTATGTTATCATTATAGCGCGCACCGAAAATAAATACAATGCGCCGATATTCCAAAGTTACACAGCCTGCTTCTCGGGTTCTTGTCCGGATTCACCGAGGAGTTTTTCGCTCTCCCTGATGATCAGCCTTTTCAGAGTATCCGAAAGGGTTTCCTTTGAAGCAGGGTTGAACACGGTTGTCACCGTGTAAAGGGTATGTCCAATTTTGTATTCGGACGTTGTATTAAAAGTTGTCTCTGCCTTTTCTTTCTCTACGGCAGTATCATTTTTATTCATAGCGAATTTTACTCCTTTAGCTTCTCTTTCTCTATGCTTTAGAGTCGAGGGCTTCGCTTTCTATCTCTCACCCTCATAATAGCCGTAAGATCGGCTCAGTGTTTTGAGCCGACTGAGTATTTTACGGCTACACTTTTTGTTACCGGATAGTTTTAATCCTCATAGGGATTCGCTTTGTCCGTAAAGATCATCTGCTGACCGAAGTCAGTGGCAAGATCGGCGGAATTGCTTTTCTCATTCTCAGAGTTTCCGCCTCCGACCAGTTTCAACAGCTCGTCATCGGACAGACCGCTTGCACGGAGTTTCTGCAACAGCGAATGCTCCGAGGTGATGATCTCATCAAGCTCACGGGGCTTGCAGTTGTACTCCTCCGCCATCGCCAGACGAGAAACTTCTTTCAGCTTGTCCTCCAGAGTTTTCTTCTTAGCCGTATCGCTGGCGATACGCTTTTCCAAC from Ruminococcus sp. NK3A76 includes these protein-coding regions:
- a CDS encoding MBOAT family O-acyltransferase yields the protein MTYTSVSFLFFTLGCMLVYYCTPKQRRWCVLLAASMGFYAIVCLKYIAFILLTGATTYGGGIALGRYIDKTDGILKQNKKTWDKAQKDSFKAKVTRNKKLICASVLVLNFGILSFLKYYNMFALTFGAPSLKLFLPLGISFYTFQSMGYIIDIYRKKFAPEKNPLKLLLFVSFFPQIVQGPISFYSNLSGQLYEGHDFDFDNLKQGVLLVAWGFFKKLVIADTLVGGINLVANDHKSYSGTYVLTVALFYALQLYADFSGGVDISRGVSQMFGIDLAENFRRPYKSRSISEYWRRWHITLGAWLKEYLFYPIAMSKTFMNFSKWLKKHFGMKIAKVLPVSIASLITFIIIGIWHGANWKYAAFGIWNGGIIMFSTLLEERFGKWKQALKIKDTNRLFIAFQVIRTFLIVLVGYYFDIAPDFGSALDMMAKSITDFHFTELMHTEFYRTLLISFRELLMVMAAASVLAVISHMQETSTKTVRERICAKGFIFESAVFVVLVFSVVVFGHYGPGTNPADFYYMQF
- a CDS encoding methyl-accepting chemotaxis protein encodes the protein MLVKNLKMGIVICICIGLVSLLCMTGFYLVLRNSVSNAVEKQAEDNMLTVIDGQTELIDLFVKDSETMMREYASADEIKALIKSPDDEKAVKRAQIYTEKYYSQLNKWEGVYLSDWNTKVLAHSNPSAVGMVTRKGDELDPYRQTMTNSTDGFYNGGAFVSPASKMLILNLRMAVYDDDGRTPIGLVGGGPFLSSLNDLLAQQRTTSFDSEQYAILDTNAKIYTYHSDNDMITKEIEDSRLLEILDKVGDDDMAGIYTDGDFTYAYSYMPDQHLVVTMRCDTDELLADSYKIQHSFIVFIIIAELIIIIATVVVSTIITRPLNKVTSAVDKLSNLSLVGSDSIEKYNGKNSEVGRIATSVSSLTGTWQEIMSTLSGCSEQLGDGSEKMIVAVNALSGYATNNTKTTQQLANEARSASQALHSVSMEIDGISEIMDQSKISNNERVEDAKEMLRSADEMFDSVSQKTAETEENIKTSVGYLDALSDINENVELIGQIAKSTNLLAINASIEASRAGDAGKGFAVIASEVKTLSDNTASAAASIARVCDEMNANVSNIKHCLDDIILFIKNDITGIFKDMHTISDKLSDSINAANDDIDSMTTILGRIRGETGRLDSIVGKNEEGVLDINGKAHTTYELVLELNEYIEKNRQTAEDINEIISRFEK
- a CDS encoding recombinase family protein; translation: MTDKITALYCRLSQDDMLQGESNSITNQKAILKKYADDNGFGNTVYYVDDGVSGTTFDREGFKAMMADVEAGKVGTVITKDLSRLGRDYLKTCEYIEIIFPDYDVRYIAINDGVDTFKSENELMAFKNIFNDWYARDTSKKIRAVFKAKGQSGKHLSNPIYGYKHSETDKNLWVIDDEAAEVVRKIFRLCIEGYGPAQIARILTEEGIPTPTAYALSQGRDNGHKNANLNRWGMETISGILEKPEYAGHTVNFRTHVKSYKNKKRVDNPKEDWLIFENTHEAIISQQEFDLVQELRKNKRRPTKHEEVNPFSGMVYCADCGKKMYLCRATSLTVDQEHLKCSTYSSDKDACSAHFIRTVVLNEIVLNELNKLLVRVKEHEDEFVQAAMDNSVQKQSSELTKAKKALKQAEARIIELDKLFTRLYEDNISGKISDERFAIMSAGYENEQKKLRATVAELTDFIETAEQKSSDVTAFIRAVQKYEHITELTPEIMHELIEKIVVHTPDKSSGHHTQQIDIYYRFDVAVSTAVADSMKYDKKRKVA
- a CDS encoding transposon-encoded TnpW family protein — translated: MNKNDTAVEKEKAETTFNTTSEYKIGHTLYTVTTVFNPASKETLSDTLKRLIIRESEKLLGESGQEPEKQAV